A genomic segment from Juglans regia cultivar Chandler chromosome 14, Walnut 2.0, whole genome shotgun sequence encodes:
- the LOC108980314 gene encoding cytochrome P450 86A1 has protein sequence METLPILFGIAAAASAYLFWFYLLAQKLTGPKVWPVVGSLPALFLNRSRIHDWMASNLRATGGSATYQTCTMPFPFLASKQGFFTVTCHPKNIEHVLRTRFENYPKGPDWQAAFHDLLGQGIFNSDGETWLIQRKTAALEFTTRTLRQAMARWVNRTIRTRLWYILDKAAKDNTSVDLQDLLLRLTFDNICGLTFGKDPETLSLDLPNNPFAIAFDTATEATLQRLLYPGFLWRFEKVFCIGTERRLKESLQVVENYMNDAIAARKESPSDDLLSRFMNKRDVDGNPFPMSVLQRIALNFVLAGRDTSSVALSWFFWLVMHHPEVEENIIKEISTVLKETRGDDHRKWIEEPLVFDEADRLVYLKAALAETLRLYPSVPEDFKYVVSDDVLPDGTFVPAGSTVTYSIYSVGRMKTIWGEDCMEFKPERWLSAEGDRFEPPKDGYKFVAFNAGPRTCLGKDLAYLQMKSVASAVLLRYRLSPVPGHRVEQKMSLTLFMKNGLRVYLRPRQLQGQQVAT, from the coding sequence ATGGAGACCCTACCTATTCTCTTTGGCATAGCAGCTGCTGCGTCAGCGTATCTCTTCTGGTTCTATCTCCTAGCCCAAAAGCTCACCGGTCCAAAGGTATGGCCGGTCGTGGGAAGCCTCCCGGCTCTCTTTCTGAACCGGAGTAGAATCCACGACTGGATGGCTAGTAACCTTCGCGCAACCGGCGGTTCAGCCACGTACCAAACTTGCACCATGCCTTTTCCTTTCTTGGCTAGCAAGCAAGGGTTTTTCACTGTTACTTGTCACCCAAAGAACATTGAGCACGTCCTACGAACCAGGTTCGAGAACTATCCAAAAGGACCGGATTGGCAAGCCGCTTTCCACGACCTGCTAGGCCAAGGGATTTTCAACAGCGACGGCGAAACATGGCTTATTCAACGCAAAACAGCGGCATTGGAGTTCACCACCCGGACGCTGAGGCAAGCCATGGCTCGGTGGGTGAACCGGACGATCAGGACGCGCCTCTGGTATATTTTGGACAAAGCTGCTAAAGATAACACTTCAGTGGATTTGCAGGACCTTTTGCTCCGCTTGACTTTCGATAACATATGCGGGCTCACATTCGGGAAAGACCCAGAAACGCTTTCTCTGGATCTACCCAATAACCCGTTTGCCATAGCCTTTGACACGGCCACCGAAGCCACTCTCCAACGGCTTCTCTACCCGGGTTTCCTATGGAGGTTTGAGAAAGTTTTCTGCATTGGTACGGAGCGAAGATTGAAAGAAAGCCTTCAAGTCGTCGAGAATTACATGAACGATGCCATCGCGGCTCGCAAGGAATCTCCGTCCGATGACTTGCTCTCTCGCTTCATGAACAAGCGTGACGTCGACGGGAACCCCTTCCCGATGTCCGTCCTCCAACGCATCGCTCTGAACTTCGTCCTCGCCGGGCGAGACACGTCATCGGTGGCTCTGAGTTGGTTCTTCTGGCTCGTGATGCATCACCCTGAAGTTGAGGAGAACATCATCAAGGAGATATCGACGGTTCTCAAGGAAACACGCGGCGACGACCACCGGAAATGGATCGAAGAACCTCTGGTGTTCGACGAGGCTGACAGGCTAGTTTACCTGAAAGCCGCATTGGCCGAAACGCTGAGACTGTACCCATCCGTGCCGGAGGACTTCAAGTACGTCGTTTCGGACGATGTTTTACCGGACGGAACCTTCGTACCTGCCGGTTCGACCGTTACGTACTCAATATACTCGGTCGGGAGGATGAAGACTATCTGGGGCGAGGACTGCATGGAGTTTAAACCGGAAAGGTGGCTCTCCGCGGAGGGAGACCGGTTCGAACCGCCAAAAGATGGCTACAAATTTGTGGCCTTTAATGCCGGACCAAGGACCTGCTTAGGGAAGGACTTGGCTTATCTGCAAATGAAGTCTGTGGCTTCTGCTGTGCTTCTGAGGTACCGGTTGTCGCCCGTTCCCGGTCACCGCGTAGAGCAGAAGATGTCTCTCACGCTGTTCATGAAGAACGGGCTCCGCGTATACTTGCGTCCACGTCAGCTTCAAGGTCAACAGGTCGCGACCTGA
- the LOC108979263 gene encoding uncharacterized protein LOC108979263, which yields MASLTMAFAPAVAGRVFAATEAKGAGGSKKEKGPFDWILGGLQKEDQLLETDPILKKVEEKNGGTGAGGRKNSVAVPQKKKAGGFGGLFAKNE from the coding sequence ATGGCTTCTTTAACAATGGCTTTTGCTCCGGCAGTGGCAGGAAGAGTGTTTGCGGCAACGGAAGCGAAGGGTGCCGGCGGCAGCAAGAAGGAGAAAGGGCCTTTCGACTGGATTCTTGGTGGGTTGCAAAAGGAGGATCAGCTGCTTGAGACTGACCCAATTCTAAAGAAGGTGGAGGAGAAGAATGGAGGCACTGGCGCAGGTGGGCGAAAGAACTCTGTGGCCGTCCCGCAGAAGAAGAAGGCCGGTGGTTTTGGAGGGCTCTTTGCTAAGAACGAATAA